The proteins below are encoded in one region of Thermodesulfobacteriota bacterium:
- a CDS encoding DUF169 domain-containing protein, with translation MEKWLQMGKKIRTFINPATFPVAVKFLNEEAQIPASARRPSKDLNVRMAPCQGTAIARRYGWTIAFGKDDVGCAIAAHTYGWDRVVDDSGAINFLTYMNYAADERAARELLAGFRQLEIGGNLIVVYSPLEWTKIEPDVVLIYVNPAQLMRLIHGVTHRSGKPIESSFSGRAASCTEGVLGSYLDNAPKVVVPGNGDRVWAGCQDHEMVMATPGAKLPELVYGLEKTHQQGIRYPIPTYLRYEPEIKLSLPLSDAFKPDAVERIKK, from the coding sequence ATGGAAAAATGGCTTCAGATGGGTAAGAAAATAAGAACATTTATCAACCCGGCAACATTCCCCGTAGCAGTAAAATTTTTAAATGAGGAGGCTCAAATTCCTGCCTCTGCCAGAAGACCTTCCAAAGACCTTAATGTCCGAATGGCTCCATGTCAGGGTACGGCTATTGCCAGACGTTATGGGTGGACAATAGCCTTCGGTAAAGATGATGTAGGATGTGCTATAGCTGCTCATACCTACGGCTGGGATAGAGTTGTTGATGATTCCGGAGCAATCAATTTTTTGACATATATGAACTATGCTGCAGATGAAAGAGCGGCGCGTGAATTGTTGGCCGGGTTTCGGCAGCTTGAAATAGGGGGAAATTTAATAGTAGTATACTCCCCGCTTGAGTGGACAAAAATCGAGCCTGATGTGGTTCTGATTTATGTGAACCCGGCACAGTTGATGCGTCTAATACATGGGGTCACACACCGAAGTGGGAAGCCAATCGAGAGCAGCTTTTCAGGCAGGGCCGCTTCCTGTACGGAAGGTGTGCTGGGTTCGTATCTGGACAATGCACCAAAAGTGGTGGTGCCCGGCAATGGTGACCGGGTTTGGGCTGGTTGTCAGGATCATGAAATGGTTATGGCAACTCCGGGAGCAAAACTACCCGAATTGGTGTATGGACTGGAGAAAACACATCAGCAGGGAATACGCTATCCAATTCCTACATACTTACGTTATGAGCCGGAAATAAAGCTTTCCCTTCCCCTCTCTGATGCTTTCAAACCGGACGCTGTTGAAAGGATAAAGAAATGA
- a CDS encoding methylmalonyl-CoA mutase family protein, translating to MSAKLDIKRIEEERIKWEKKCVNPVLEKMGERESNFSTSSIDNVRRVYTPEDIKNLDYLDALNFPGQYPFTRGIRPTGYRGQLWTHRLVSGAMGGKESNKILKNLIAHGETGLNPVFDPPTLNIRDSDEEMSQGQVGVNGTAIDTLRDMENLFDEIDIEKVSVSLITPHPFLFPMYIAMAENRGVELHKLRGTIQNDCINNSHSCNWFRMAPLPLRMKIHGDAVEFATKHLPLWNPLSIVGYHIREGGATAAQEIGFTIADGIAYVKDFIERGMDVDLFAPRLSFFFSCETDFLEEVAKFRAARRVWAKIMKNRFHAKEDTSLLLRYHVQTAGSSLLAQQPLNNIIRTTIQALAAVLGGCNSLHTNSYDEAFGAPTPEAALIALRTQQIIAHESGVANTVDPLGGSYCIEAITDELERKSFEIIEQVDQRGGAVNAWKWIQDTYLSAAYEKQKRIENKKQVIVGLNAFTLDEQKEHKLDLFEIDPDFEEKQIAFLHEIKRKRDHKSLERALNEITHVTENGHNTMRPMVEAYKALATLGEVRLAWERGINIVT from the coding sequence TTGAGCGCTAAACTGGATATAAAACGTATAGAAGAAGAAAGAATCAAATGGGAGAAAAAATGTGTAAACCCTGTCCTTGAAAAAATGGGGGAACGAGAAAGTAATTTCTCGACTTCATCAATAGACAATGTAAGAAGGGTTTACACCCCGGAAGACATTAAGAATCTTGACTATCTGGATGCCCTGAATTTCCCCGGCCAATATCCCTTTACAAGAGGGATAAGGCCTACCGGCTATCGCGGACAACTCTGGACTCATCGTCTTGTTTCAGGAGCAATGGGTGGTAAAGAATCAAACAAGATATTGAAGAACCTTATTGCTCACGGCGAGACTGGGTTAAATCCGGTTTTCGACCCCCCCACTTTAAATATCAGGGATTCTGATGAAGAAATGTCTCAGGGACAGGTAGGGGTCAACGGGACAGCCATCGATACCTTAAGAGACATGGAGAATCTGTTTGATGAAATCGACATAGAGAAGGTTTCTGTCAGTCTTATTACTCCGCATCCCTTTTTATTTCCTATGTACATTGCAATGGCAGAGAATCGTGGTGTCGAGCTCCACAAACTAAGAGGAACGATCCAAAACGATTGTATCAACAATTCTCACTCGTGTAACTGGTTCAGGATGGCTCCCTTGCCCTTGCGAATGAAAATACATGGTGACGCTGTAGAGTTCGCTACGAAACATCTACCCTTATGGAATCCATTGAGTATTGTTGGCTATCATATCCGAGAAGGAGGCGCTACAGCGGCACAAGAAATTGGGTTTACCATTGCCGACGGGATTGCCTATGTGAAAGATTTCATTGAAAGGGGTATGGATGTCGACTTATTTGCCCCAAGGCTAAGTTTCTTTTTTAGTTGTGAGACAGATTTCCTTGAAGAAGTGGCTAAATTCAGGGCAGCGAGGAGGGTCTGGGCTAAAATAATGAAGAACAGATTTCATGCGAAAGAAGATACGAGCTTGCTTTTGCGGTATCACGTTCAGACAGCCGGTAGTTCCTTGCTGGCACAGCAACCATTGAACAACATAATAAGAACTACCATACAGGCACTTGCCGCAGTGTTAGGAGGTTGCAATTCTCTGCATACGAATTCGTATGATGAAGCGTTTGGTGCCCCAACTCCCGAAGCTGCTTTGATTGCCCTGCGAACTCAGCAAATTATAGCTCACGAAAGTGGCGTTGCTAATACGGTAGATCCCCTGGGGGGATCTTACTGTATTGAAGCAATTACTGATGAGCTGGAAAGAAAGTCTTTTGAAATTATAGAGCAGGTAGATCAAAGAGGAGGTGCCGTTAATGCATGGAAATGGATACAAGATACCTATCTCTCGGCGGCATATGAGAAACAAAAAAGGATAGAAAATAAAAAACAGGTCATTGTCGGGCTTAACGCGTTTACTCTTGACGAACAAAAAGAGCATAAATTAGACCTCTTTGAAATAGATCCCGATTTTGAAGAGAAACAGATTGCATTTCTACACGAGATTAAAAGAAAGAGAGACCACAAATCGCTTGAAAGGGCATTGAACGAGATAACTCATGTTACCGAAAATGGCCATAACACTATGAGACCGATGGTGGAAGCTTACAAGGCATTAGCAACTCTTGGGGAGGTTCGACTGGCTTGGGAGAGAGGGATCAATATAGTAACCTGA
- a CDS encoding cobalamin-dependent protein (Presence of a B(12) (cobalamin)-binding domain implies dependence on cobalamin itself, in one of its several forms, or in some unusual lineages, dependence on a cobalamin-like analog.) gives MESNKKIRVLLVSDSPGHSTGYYVVGKGLREAGIEVILGGFQIPSQIVESAIQEDVDFIGYRIMDGAPEILVPRLVELLKEKSIRDIQVIIGGIIPPPIVPTLKGIGIKGIFTPGTKISEIVDYVRSHFDTGTSG, from the coding sequence TTGGAGAGTAATAAAAAGATCAGAGTGCTACTGGTTTCTGATAGTCCGGGTCATTCTACCGGTTACTATGTAGTGGGAAAGGGATTGAGGGAGGCAGGTATAGAAGTAATATTGGGGGGGTTCCAGATTCCCTCTCAGATAGTGGAATCTGCCATTCAGGAGGATGTAGACTTTATAGGTTATCGAATTATGGATGGTGCCCCTGAAATTCTTGTGCCAAGATTGGTGGAATTGCTTAAGGAGAAATCAATCCGGGATATCCAGGTCATTATTGGCGGGATCATCCCCCCACCAATTGTACCCACATTGAAAGGAATTGGAATAAAAGGAATATTCACCCCCGGAACAAAGATTTCAGAAATAGTGGACTATGTTAGAAGTCATTTTGATACTGGGACATCAGGGTAA
- a CDS encoding cobalamin B12-binding domain-containing protein — MKKNIRILLAKPGLDGHLRGINVLAKALMDAGMEVVYLGVDLTPNEIGQAAVEEGVDIVGLSIHAGGAVTLLSKVKSALSKQGVDNIPILVGGIIPPKEEPILREMGVVGIFGPGSHLQSIIKCINETVHHAGL, encoded by the coding sequence ATGAAAAAAAATATCAGGATTCTTTTGGCAAAACCTGGGTTAGATGGTCACCTAAGAGGCATAAACGTTTTAGCAAAAGCCTTGATGGATGCTGGAATGGAAGTGGTTTATCTGGGAGTCGATTTGACCCCAAATGAAATAGGTCAAGCGGCGGTCGAAGAAGGGGTGGATATTGTCGGACTAAGCATTCATGCAGGTGGAGCAGTAACGCTTCTTTCAAAAGTGAAGTCAGCCTTGAGTAAACAAGGAGTCGATAATATTCCTATTTTGGTGGGAGGGATCATCCCGCCAAAAGAAGAACCTATATTAAGAGAAATGGGGGTTGTGGGAATATTCGGGCCTGGATCCCACCTTCAAAGTATCATCAAATGTATAAATGAGACCGTACACCACGCAGGTCTGTAA
- the ribE gene encoding 6,7-dimethyl-8-ribityllumazine synthase — translation MSQKIIEGKIDARGLKFGIVVSRFNDFISEKLLAGALDALIRSGADEDDIEIVKVPGSFEIPLVAKKLAKSQKYNAVICLGAVIRGATPHFEYISAEVTKGIANVSLECETPISLGVITTDNIEQAIERAGSKSGNKGWDAAISAIEMANILKEL, via the coding sequence ATGTCACAGAAGATAATAGAAGGGAAAATAGATGCTCGTGGTCTGAAGTTTGGAATCGTAGTGAGCAGGTTTAATGATTTTATTAGTGAAAAATTGCTTGCTGGAGCATTGGACGCATTGATTAGATCTGGTGCAGATGAAGATGACATTGAAATAGTGAAGGTTCCTGGTTCATTTGAGATACCACTGGTTGCAAAAAAGTTGGCAAAATCTCAAAAGTACAATGCTGTTATATGTTTGGGTGCAGTTATCAGAGGTGCTACCCCTCACTTTGAATATATCAGTGCAGAAGTTACCAAAGGTATTGCCAATGTTTCTTTAGAGTGTGAAACCCCTATATCTCTGGGTGTAATTACTACAGATAATATAGAACAGGCAATAGAACGGGCAGGTTCAAAGTCAGGTAATAAAGGGTGGGATGCAGCTATTTCAGCCATAGAGATGGCAAATATTCTTAAAGAGTTATAG
- a CDS encoding LysE family transporter, with protein MTLELAIVFGGSFTLALSGALMPGPLLTVTIAESAHRGFAAGPLLMVGHAVLELALVVAIILGLGPFLKIPSVMGIIALVGGAILIWMGVQMIRTAGSLSFNMEGTGPGVTSYPVLTGILASLSNPYWTLWWATIGLGYLVAAIKLGVLGVGFFFVGHIAADFLWYSIVSYGISRGKRILKDRVYQHIIRFCGIFLLGFGGWFLLAGRTYLGKGTL; from the coding sequence ATGACGCTTGAACTGGCTATTGTTTTTGGGGGGTCTTTTACCCTGGCGCTTTCAGGTGCGCTCATGCCAGGCCCTCTTTTAACGGTAACTATAGCCGAGTCTGCGCATCGGGGTTTTGCAGCTGGACCTTTGCTCATGGTTGGACATGCTGTTCTCGAACTGGCTCTGGTAGTGGCTATCATTCTGGGGTTGGGGCCATTTCTGAAGATACCTTCGGTTATGGGAATCATCGCCCTGGTTGGCGGAGCCATCCTCATATGGATGGGTGTACAGATGATCCGAACGGCAGGAAGCCTCTCCTTTAATATGGAGGGGACAGGGCCTGGGGTAACTTCTTATCCTGTGCTTACCGGCATTCTTGCCAGCCTTTCCAACCCTTACTGGACACTGTGGTGGGCTACCATTGGACTGGGATATCTGGTTGCCGCCATAAAACTGGGGGTTCTGGGGGTAGGATTTTTCTTTGTGGGTCATATTGCTGCCGATTTTCTCTGGTACAGCATAGTCTCCTATGGCATAAGCCGTGGCAAAAGAATCCTGAAAGACAGAGTCTATCAACATATTATACGTTTCTGCGGCATCTTCCTTTTAGGATTCGGGGGGTGGTTTTTGCTTGCCGGAAGGACTTATCTGGGAAAAGGTACGTTATAG
- a CDS encoding GspE/PulE family protein: MDIARKINNTENNVEKLKKEVEYGLALREITNRIHSAKNINEILVDLKDDMLRLFDADRITIYAVDGVKKELYSRFMVGSEIKEIRVPVSPESIAGYTAYSKELVNIPDAYDAEQLKSINSSLRFDKSWDQKTGYKTVQVLASPIIFERYLLGVIQLINKKDGTDFTGEDQKSITEIAKILGIAFYNQIKMSKRRPSKFDYLVTNHIITSRELEEAIKEAREQREEIETILMRRFKVSKTDIGKSLSDFYKCRFVQFDDKAVIPGELLVGLKVSYLKKTLWVPLEKNGDKIVIVIDNPADLQRTDFIKAKFGKRDCEFVVALKGDIISYLTLFFGEEASRESISDILSKLDDEEEGGEFDTLEQQVSEDDSAIVQLVNKVITDAYNRNASDIHVETYPGKNNTEIRLRIDGMCVPYQTIPYSHKMAVVSRIKIMSQLDIAERRLPQDGKIKFKVRGGRDIELRVATLPTSGGTEDVVMRILAASEPIPLDKLGMSDRNLNLFKEVVQKPYGIVMVVGPTGSGKTTTLHSALGFINTPERKIWTAEDPVEITQHGLRQVQVRPKIGLNFAAAMRAFLRADPDVIMVGEMRDEETVSTGIEASLTGHLVFSTLHTNSAPETITRLLDMGMDPFNFADALLGVLAQRLLRTLCKDCKKPYNPSEEEFKNLVMEYGEEYFKDLDISYSQDMTFYNPVGCPACNNTGYKGRMGIHELLIASDEIKALIQNKARVEQIREQAMKESMRTLKQDGIEKAIKGATDVKQVRAVCIK, from the coding sequence TTGGATATAGCAAGAAAGATAAACAACACTGAAAACAATGTTGAGAAGCTAAAGAAGGAAGTGGAGTATGGATTGGCATTGAGGGAGATTACCAATCGCATCCACTCTGCCAAGAATATAAACGAGATTCTTGTTGATTTAAAGGATGACATGCTCAGATTGTTTGATGCAGACAGGATTACAATCTATGCAGTAGATGGGGTTAAAAAGGAACTCTATTCAAGATTTATGGTAGGAAGTGAAATAAAGGAGATCAGGGTGCCTGTTAGTCCTGAAAGCATTGCAGGTTACACAGCGTATTCCAAAGAACTTGTTAATATACCTGATGCATATGATGCAGAACAACTGAAAAGTATTAATTCCAGTCTTAGATTTGATAAGAGCTGGGATCAAAAGACGGGTTATAAAACTGTTCAGGTGTTAGCGTCTCCCATTATATTCGAGAGATACTTATTAGGGGTCATACAGTTAATTAACAAGAAGGATGGCACTGATTTTACTGGAGAAGATCAAAAATCCATTACTGAGATTGCAAAGATTTTGGGAATAGCCTTTTATAATCAGATCAAGATGAGCAAAAGGAGGCCTTCAAAATTCGATTACCTGGTAACCAACCATATTATTACTTCCAGGGAACTGGAGGAGGCTATAAAAGAAGCCAGGGAGCAAAGGGAAGAGATTGAAACGATATTGATGAGGAGATTCAAGGTTTCAAAGACAGATATTGGCAAATCACTGAGTGATTTTTATAAGTGCAGATTTGTTCAATTCGATGACAAGGCTGTTATACCCGGGGAACTGTTGGTAGGTTTGAAGGTTAGTTATTTGAAAAAAACCCTGTGGGTCCCATTAGAAAAAAACGGGGACAAGATAGTTATAGTTATCGACAATCCGGCTGACCTTCAGAGGACTGACTTTATAAAGGCAAAATTTGGAAAGAGAGATTGTGAATTCGTTGTTGCCTTGAAAGGGGATATAATAAGTTACCTAACCCTCTTTTTTGGTGAAGAGGCGAGTAGAGAGTCGATCTCTGACATATTGAGCAAACTCGATGACGAAGAAGAGGGGGGCGAATTTGATACTCTGGAACAACAGGTAAGCGAGGATGATAGCGCTATAGTCCAACTGGTTAACAAGGTGATAACCGATGCATACAATAGAAACGCCTCTGATATTCATGTTGAGACCTACCCGGGCAAGAACAATACAGAGATTAGGCTTAGGATAGATGGTATGTGTGTTCCTTACCAGACTATTCCCTACAGTCACAAAATGGCAGTTGTCTCCAGGATAAAGATCATGTCGCAGCTGGACATAGCTGAAAGGCGATTGCCTCAGGATGGCAAGATCAAATTCAAGGTGCGTGGGGGAAGGGATATAGAGTTAAGGGTGGCTACCCTTCCCACTAGCGGGGGAACAGAAGATGTAGTCATGAGAATTCTTGCTGCCAGTGAACCGATCCCATTGGATAAGTTGGGCATGTCTGATAGAAACCTCAATCTTTTTAAAGAGGTCGTACAAAAGCCGTATGGAATTGTTATGGTAGTGGGGCCTACAGGCTCCGGAAAGACGACTACTCTCCATTCGGCTTTAGGCTTTATCAACACGCCGGAGAGAAAGATATGGACAGCAGAAGACCCTGTTGAGATTACCCAGCATGGATTGAGACAGGTTCAGGTGCGCCCAAAGATTGGATTAAACTTTGCTGCCGCAATGAGGGCCTTTTTAAGGGCGGATCCGGATGTGATTATGGTCGGTGAGATGAGAGACGAAGAGACTGTTTCTACGGGTATTGAGGCATCTTTGACAGGACACCTTGTATTCAGTACGTTACACACCAACAGCGCCCCTGAGACCATCACAAGGCTTTTGGACATGGGAATGGATCCCTTTAACTTTGCCGATGCATTATTAGGGGTACTGGCTCAGAGACTCTTAAGAACACTTTGTAAAGATTGTAAAAAACCATATAACCCATCAGAGGAAGAGTTTAAGAACCTAGTAATGGAATATGGAGAGGAATATTTTAAAGATTTAGATATCTCTTATTCCCAGGATATGACCTTTTATAACCCGGTAGGATGTCCAGCCTGCAATAATACAGGCTATAAAGGAAGAATGGGGATACATGAGTTACTGATAGCCTCTGACGAAATCAAAGCCTTAATCCAAAACAAAGCACGGGTTGAACAGATACGGGAGCAAGCCATGAAAGAGAGTATGAGGACATTAAAGCAGGATGGGATCGAGAAGGCGATCAAGGGCGCTACCGATGTTAAACAGGTACGGGCTGTCTGTATAAAGTGA
- the nusB gene encoding transcription antitermination factor NusB: MGNRRKSRELALQILYQIDISRENARDALDLFWQNFKGLERSREFTEKLVEGVYNHKEEIDRLIEECSENWRLKRMSRVDRSILRLAIFELFYCKDVPAKVTLNEAIDLGKKFGSEKSGSFINGILDRISADIVKDRNDSRETE; encoded by the coding sequence ATGGGAAACAGGCGTAAATCCAGGGAATTAGCCCTCCAAATTCTCTATCAGATTGATATAAGCCGTGAGAATGCCAGGGATGCCTTAGACCTTTTCTGGCAGAATTTTAAGGGGTTGGAAAGGTCCAGGGAGTTCACTGAAAAATTGGTAGAGGGTGTCTATAATCATAAAGAGGAAATTGACAGGCTTATTGAGGAATGCTCGGAAAATTGGAGGCTAAAGAGGATGTCCAGGGTAGATAGGAGTATATTAAGACTGGCCATATTTGAACTCTTCTACTGTAAGGATGTCCCTGCCAAGGTTACCCTGAATGAGGCTATCGATTTGGGGAAAAAGTTCGGTTCGGAAAAATCAGGTTCATTTATAAATGGTATATTGGATAGGATATCAGCAGATATTGTTAAGGACAGAAACGATTCAAGAGAAACAGAATAA
- a CDS encoding methylmalonyl-CoA mutase family protein, whose product MFRKETLKEIERLNKEYEANVKRVLKKFSIEEKEAKTLSGLPLKSIYTPLDIRDNNYVEDISYPGLYPFTRGITPTGYRTKEWTIRQVVGLGTAEETNERLKYLFKQGQTGFSVCGMGYQHYESSDERSFGILGKGGVWIDTLADIETLFDGIDMSKISINQIGFSMPVFAMILAEAVRQGVDFKSLSGTIQNCVFPFGEGPQMRGNGSVDISEYCTKNLPRWNHSSISVRNIRDEGISAPQEIAFGVYMGSFTLQSVVARNIDVDEIAPRISFFLSSENDFLEEVAKFRAMRRLWARTLKEKFNAKDPRSWLMRFHTQTTSVNLTAQQPLNNIIRSTIHALAAVLGGAQSMSVNSFDEVFATPTTASATLSLRTQQIIAHESGVANVIDPLGGSYCIESLTNQLEQKAIEILKELEDMQPQKAYKYIADQGKESGYLRQKAIDNNERTMVGVNRFVSREGEEGIDLGNMDILGYDPKWRDKQIKRLNRVKKERNRGKAEKARKLLEDAYRNKINIIEPMVEAVKAYLSIGEIVKIREKVYGQADLSHVWGCYFGM is encoded by the coding sequence GTGTTTAGAAAAGAGACATTGAAAGAGATCGAGCGTTTGAACAAGGAGTATGAAGCCAATGTTAAAAGAGTATTAAAAAAATTTTCAATAGAAGAGAAAGAAGCGAAAACCCTTTCAGGCCTCCCCTTAAAATCGATTTACACCCCCCTTGATATTAGAGATAATAACTATGTTGAAGATATCTCTTATCCCGGCTTGTACCCCTTTACCAGGGGGATCACCCCAACAGGGTACAGGACAAAAGAATGGACTATACGACAGGTAGTAGGATTGGGAACTGCTGAGGAGACCAACGAGAGGCTGAAGTATCTATTTAAACAAGGGCAGACTGGATTTAGTGTCTGTGGAATGGGCTACCAGCATTATGAATCCAGTGACGAACGGAGCTTTGGTATCCTGGGAAAGGGCGGTGTATGGATTGATACCCTGGCAGACATTGAAACCCTTTTTGACGGAATAGATATGTCTAAGATCAGTATCAACCAGATTGGCTTCTCAATGCCTGTCTTTGCCATGATTCTGGCAGAAGCTGTAAGGCAGGGTGTAGATTTTAAGAGTCTGTCTGGAACTATTCAGAACTGCGTTTTCCCTTTTGGTGAGGGCCCTCAAATGAGGGGGAATGGGTCGGTGGATATCAGTGAGTATTGCACAAAGAATCTGCCGCGATGGAACCATTCTAGTATCTCTGTGAGGAATATCAGGGATGAAGGTATATCTGCCCCTCAGGAAATTGCTTTTGGGGTTTACATGGGAAGTTTTACCCTGCAATCTGTAGTCGCAAGGAATATAGATGTTGATGAAATTGCCCCCAGGATTTCCTTCTTTCTCAGCTCTGAGAATGACTTTCTTGAGGAAGTAGCCAAATTCCGCGCAATGCGCAGGTTATGGGCAAGAACCCTTAAAGAAAAGTTCAATGCCAAGGATCCCAGATCATGGCTTATGCGATTTCACACCCAGACCACATCAGTTAACCTGACAGCCCAGCAGCCTCTTAATAACATAATCCGCTCTACCATCCACGCCCTTGCCGCTGTGCTGGGGGGTGCTCAGTCAATGTCTGTAAACTCCTTTGACGAGGTCTTTGCTACACCCACCACGGCTTCGGCTACCTTATCACTGCGTACCCAACAGATAATTGCCCATGAAAGCGGTGTGGCAAACGTTATTGATCCTTTAGGCGGGTCATATTGTATAGAATCCCTTACCAATCAACTTGAACAAAAGGCAATTGAGATACTGAAAGAGTTAGAGGATATGCAGCCTCAGAAGGCATATAAGTATATTGCTGATCAGGGCAAAGAGTCTGGATATCTCAGGCAAAAGGCCATAGATAATAACGAAAGGACTATGGTGGGTGTTAATAGATTTGTTTCGAGAGAGGGTGAAGAGGGAATTGATCTCGGGAATATGGACATTCTGGGATACGACCCTAAATGGAGAGACAAACAGATAAAAAGGCTCAATCGGGTTAAAAAGGAAAGAAACCGTGGAAAAGCAGAGAAAGCCAGGAAGTTGCTGGAAGATGCATACAGGAATAAAATAAATATAATAGAACCTATGGTAGAGGCTGTTAAGGCATATCTGAGCATTGGGGAGATTGTTAAGATAAGAGAAAAGGTTTATGGCCAAGCAGATCTAAGCCATGTATGGGGATGTTACTTTGGTATGTAG
- a CDS encoding amidohydrolase family protein codes for MSKFRFIDSHVHLFPEPLFNSIWKWFDECAWPVKYKVTADEVIELLTDLGAERLVLYNYSHKADISSSLNKWSYNLTQRYPHLIGFATAHPEDDNLLALLDTAFVDYNLYGVKIQCHVNKIPPDDERMFPLYEKIIEYDKILNIHAGTGPILPHSDFREISGVNRFKKVMKRYPDLRCIFPHLGADEFEKFFDLMREYKNIWTDTAMMLTGFFPHDINPERLVEFQDRILYGSDAPNIPYDLQTEINYIKKLGLGKEIEDKIFYNNAKRLFNLGRREKGSYDA; via the coding sequence ATGTCAAAATTCAGGTTTATCGATTCCCATGTGCATCTTTTTCCTGAACCACTCTTTAATTCTATCTGGAAATGGTTTGATGAGTGTGCATGGCCAGTCAAATATAAAGTTACTGCAGACGAAGTAATAGAACTCCTCACAGATTTGGGTGCAGAGAGGCTGGTGCTTTACAACTATTCACACAAAGCAGATATTTCTTCATCTCTCAATAAGTGGAGTTATAACCTTACCCAGAGGTATCCACATCTGATAGGATTCGCAACAGCGCATCCTGAGGACGACAACTTGTTGGCCCTCCTCGACACAGCATTTGTAGATTATAACCTTTACGGCGTGAAGATACAGTGTCACGTAAACAAAATCCCCCCTGACGACGAGAGGATGTTCCCCCTCTACGAAAAGATAATTGAATACGACAAGATATTGAATATCCATGCAGGAACAGGACCTATCCTGCCGCACTCTGACTTCCGTGAGATATCCGGAGTCAACCGATTTAAGAAAGTAATGAAGAGGTATCCTGATCTACGATGCATCTTTCCACATTTGGGTGCAGACGAATTTGAGAAATTCTTTGACCTCATGAGAGAATATAAAAATATATGGACTGACACTGCCATGATGCTTACAGGGTTTTTCCCTCACGATATAAACCCCGAACGCCTCGTTGAATTCCAGGATAGGATCCTATACGGTAGTGATGCCCCAAATATCCCATACGACCTCCAGACTGAGATAAACTATATCAAAAAATTAGGGTTGGGCAAGGAGATAGAGGACAAGATATTCTATAATAATGCCAAGAGGCTGTTCAATCTCGGCCGGCGAGAAAAGGGGAGTTATGACGCTTGA